A genome region from Thermococcus onnurineus NA1 includes the following:
- a CDS encoding 50S ribosomal protein L35ae — protein sequence MPRGKAIVLAYAGTHEHQDNHHMILKPLGVDGREQAARLIGRKVVWRTPTGKKMVGKILKPHGNRGEVKAYFKPGLPGQALGDYVEIL from the coding sequence ATGCCACGTGGAAAGGCCATCGTCCTTGCCTACGCCGGTACCCACGAACACCAGGACAACCACCACATGATTCTCAAGCCGCTCGGCGTTGACGGAAGGGAGCAGGCTGCCAGGCTCATCGGCAGGAAGGTCGTCTGGAGGACGCCGACCGGAAAGAAGATGGTTGGAAAGATTCTCAAACCTCACGGCAACCGCGGTGAGGTCAAGGCCTACTTCAAGCCAGGCCTTCCCGGACAGGCCCTCGGCGACTACGTCGAAATCCTTTAA
- a CDS encoding HAD family hydrolase, protein MVVYLFDFDGTLVDSTGAVEKALTIAIEKTIPAVIESDLYDEYYKALFLFIKGKLTYQYLGVIHELVAQGTIHEYYKLMPKYIKDFPFAKEVIRTLRKRGRRVISFSGEHTYPGGKVIFMKKTNWYDEFDEVITFKGTKDMLQKFETLRALYPDEPFVWVDDSPGRFTYILDDNTLLVQKASPYKSDVALLFERQNFVKIKDIREILDIDDGLAGFEG, encoded by the coding sequence ATGGTAGTTTACCTCTTTGACTTCGATGGGACGCTCGTTGACAGCACGGGTGCCGTTGAGAAGGCTCTCACGATAGCTATAGAGAAAACCATTCCCGCCGTGATAGAGAGCGACCTCTATGACGAGTACTACAAGGCACTTTTCCTTTTCATCAAGGGCAAGCTGACCTACCAGTACCTTGGCGTCATCCACGAGCTGGTGGCCCAGGGAACGATACACGAGTACTACAAGCTGATGCCGAAGTACATTAAGGACTTCCCCTTCGCGAAGGAGGTAATCAGAACGCTGAGAAAGCGCGGAAGGCGCGTTATAAGCTTCTCTGGCGAGCACACTTATCCAGGCGGAAAGGTCATCTTCATGAAGAAGACGAACTGGTACGACGAGTTCGATGAGGTTATAACATTTAAGGGTACGAAGGACATGCTCCAGAAGTTCGAGACCCTCAGGGCGCTCTATCCTGATGAGCCATTCGTGTGGGTTGATGACAGCCCGGGAAGGTTCACCTACATCCTCGATGATAACACACTCCTCGTCCAGAAGGCCTCTCCCTACAAGAGCGACGTGGCTCTGCTCTTCGAGAGGCAGAACTTCGTCAAAATCAAGGACATTAGGGAGATACTTGATATAGATGATGGGCTCGCCGGGTTTGAAGGATAA
- the pepQ gene encoding Xaa-Pro dipeptidase PepQ translates to MRIERLQEYISEKGLDAALITRRENLFYFTGSSPVLGGYLVVTPDESVFLVPELEYEEAKETSKVPVEKFKAGKGLYERLKSFKLRKLGIEGRTSFSMVQALREKAGVEDFDVLDEVIKELRIIKTKEEIEVIEAACKIADMAMMAALEEISEGKREREIAAEMEYVMKMNGAEKPAFDTIIASGWRSALPHGVASDKRIERGELVVIDEGALYRHYHSDMTRTIVVGSPNEKQKEIYEIVLEAQKKGVEAARPGITAKELDTIVRNIIAEYGYGDNFIHSTGHGVGLEIHEWPRVSQQDDTELKPGMVITIEPGIYIPKFGGVRIEDTVLITENGAKRLTKTERELI, encoded by the coding sequence ATGAGAATCGAGAGACTCCAGGAGTACATCTCAGAGAAGGGTCTTGACGCCGCTCTAATAACGAGAAGGGAGAACCTCTTCTACTTTACCGGAAGCTCACCCGTCCTTGGTGGCTATCTCGTTGTTACCCCAGACGAGAGCGTGTTTCTCGTTCCAGAGCTCGAGTATGAGGAGGCGAAGGAGACTTCAAAGGTCCCCGTTGAAAAGTTCAAGGCTGGAAAGGGGCTGTACGAGAGGCTGAAAAGCTTCAAACTAAGAAAGCTCGGCATTGAAGGCAGAACGAGCTTTTCAATGGTTCAGGCCCTCAGGGAAAAGGCCGGTGTTGAGGACTTCGACGTTCTCGATGAGGTCATCAAGGAGCTCAGAATCATTAAGACAAAGGAAGAGATAGAGGTCATTGAAGCTGCCTGCAAGATAGCCGATATGGCCATGATGGCGGCGCTGGAAGAGATAAGTGAGGGCAAGCGTGAAAGGGAAATAGCCGCGGAGATGGAGTACGTCATGAAGATGAACGGCGCGGAAAAGCCAGCCTTCGACACTATAATAGCCAGCGGCTGGCGCTCTGCTCTGCCCCACGGCGTTGCCAGCGACAAAAGGATAGAGCGCGGCGAGCTGGTCGTTATCGACGAGGGCGCCCTTTACAGACACTACCATTCCGATATGACCAGAACCATTGTTGTTGGCTCCCCGAACGAGAAGCAGAAGGAGATCTACGAAATAGTCCTTGAGGCCCAGAAGAAGGGTGTGGAGGCAGCAAGGCCTGGAATAACGGCCAAAGAGCTTGACACCATTGTCAGGAATATCATAGCCGAGTACGGCTACGGCGACAACTTCATCCACTCCACCGGCCACGGCGTAGGCCTTGAAATCCACGAGTGGCCTCGTGTGAGCCAGCAGGACGACACAGAGCTCAAGCCGGGCATGGTAATAACTATCGAGCCCGGTATATACATTCCCAAGTTCGGTGGAGTTCGCATAGAGGACACCGTTCTCATAACCGAGAACGGCGCAAAGAGGCTTACCAAGACTGAGAGGGAGCTCATCTGA
- a CDS encoding mRNA surveillance protein pelota → MQIIHEDPKEGKVKVKAETLDDLWHLYHIIDEGDVVYAKTLRKQSQRSDSLRAEKVEVIPVFLGVRAEKINFHKFANQVRVTGPIVYASREDVPLGKYHTIAIEEGTVVTIQKPRWKEHHIERLREAVSASKRARVMIVVIDDGEADMALVREYGVEILTSIRHNLGGKRYNTDREAEEKRFFHDVAKTMEEIMNREKVEKAIVAGPGFVKEDFYKFLRENYPELVKKVVIEDTSVTGRTGIYEVIKRGTVDRVYHENRVAKEVQLIEKVLENIAKNNGLVAYGLREVEEAANYGAVETLLVLDELLKGEMREKIEELMDAVRYSRGEVVIVSSEHEGGEKLKALGGLAALLRFRVK, encoded by the coding sequence GTGCAGATAATCCACGAGGATCCCAAGGAGGGCAAGGTGAAGGTCAAGGCAGAGACTCTCGATGATCTCTGGCACCTCTACCACATCATCGACGAGGGAGACGTCGTTTACGCCAAAACGCTCAGAAAGCAGAGCCAGAGGAGCGACTCCCTGAGAGCGGAGAAGGTCGAGGTTATCCCAGTCTTCCTTGGAGTTAGGGCGGAGAAGATAAACTTCCACAAGTTCGCCAACCAGGTACGCGTTACCGGGCCGATAGTCTACGCGAGCAGGGAGGACGTTCCCCTCGGGAAGTACCACACCATAGCCATCGAGGAGGGCACGGTAGTCACAATCCAGAAGCCACGCTGGAAGGAGCATCACATCGAGCGCTTGAGGGAAGCGGTCAGCGCCTCCAAGCGCGCCAGGGTCATGATAGTCGTTATCGATGATGGCGAGGCCGACATGGCGCTGGTGAGGGAATATGGCGTGGAAATACTCACGAGCATAAGGCACAACCTCGGCGGAAAGCGTTACAACACGGACAGGGAAGCCGAGGAGAAGAGGTTCTTCCACGATGTGGCAAAGACCATGGAGGAGATAATGAACCGTGAGAAGGTCGAGAAGGCCATAGTTGCCGGCCCTGGTTTCGTCAAGGAAGACTTCTACAAGTTCCTCCGAGAGAACTATCCAGAGCTGGTCAAGAAGGTCGTCATCGAGGACACGAGCGTGACCGGCAGAACGGGCATCTACGAGGTTATCAAACGTGGAACCGTCGATAGGGTCTACCACGAGAACCGCGTTGCGAAAGAAGTCCAGCTCATTGAAAAGGTGCTCGAGAACATAGCGAAGAACAACGGCCTAGTTGCCTATGGCCTCAGGGAAGTCGAGGAAGCAGCGAACTACGGCGCGGTTGAGACGCTCCTGGTTCTCGACGAACTGCTCAAGGGGGAGATGAGAGAGAAGATCGAGGAACTAATGGACGCTGTTAGATACTCTCGCGGTGAGGTCGTCATCGTCAGCTCAGAGCATGAAGGAGGGGAGAAGCTGAAAGCCCTTGGAGGCCTGGCGGCTCTGCTGAGGTTTAGAGTGAAATGA
- a CDS encoding AIR synthase family protein, with amino-acid sequence MRLPPGKLRNDVLREVVFPNIGIEDVRVIYGPREGFDSAVLEYDHEHYLIVATDPTLGVPEETFGFFTYHFAASDVAVFGARPRWLIVDLLFPPGTERSFLENIMRSLNTECRKYGSSIIGGHTGAYPTIAEPTSTTTAMGLVRKDELKLPLAEPGDKIIVTAKIGLEFAVSAAYFREEELRKFLTFKEIERLKRLFTFETALPDALIARPFVRGMHDATEGGLTALHEIAENSGVGFRVYADRLYLDPLVRKVLEFYGLEPWSVSSTGTLIAITPPEKADALITELNKNGIMAFELGEFTEEKERVLVKGGKEKTFPTFERDPYTELYGEG; translated from the coding sequence GTGAGACTCCCACCCGGAAAGTTAAGGAATGATGTTCTGAGAGAAGTTGTCTTTCCAAACATTGGAATTGAGGATGTTCGGGTTATTTACGGCCCGCGGGAAGGGTTCGACTCGGCAGTCCTCGAATACGACCACGAGCACTACTTAATCGTCGCCACAGACCCGACACTTGGCGTGCCCGAAGAAACCTTCGGATTCTTCACCTACCATTTTGCAGCGAGTGATGTTGCAGTTTTTGGTGCAAGACCAAGGTGGCTGATAGTTGATCTGCTCTTTCCCCCTGGGACCGAGAGAAGTTTCCTGGAGAACATCATGAGAAGCCTAAACACCGAGTGCCGCAAGTATGGAAGCTCCATAATTGGTGGCCACACTGGGGCTTACCCAACTATAGCAGAGCCCACTTCAACGACCACCGCGATGGGTCTGGTGAGAAAAGACGAACTAAAGCTCCCGCTGGCGGAGCCGGGCGATAAAATAATCGTTACCGCCAAGATCGGCCTCGAGTTTGCCGTTTCTGCCGCGTATTTTCGGGAGGAGGAGCTAAGGAAGTTTCTAACATTCAAGGAGATCGAGAGGCTTAAGAGGCTTTTCACATTTGAGACTGCCCTTCCTGACGCCCTGATTGCGAGGCCGTTCGTCAGGGGCATGCACGATGCCACCGAAGGCGGCCTAACAGCGCTCCACGAGATAGCTGAGAATTCGGGGGTTGGGTTCAGGGTCTATGCGGATAGGCTCTACCTCGACCCTCTGGTAAGGAAGGTGCTTGAGTTCTACGGCCTTGAGCCGTGGAGCGTTTCCTCAACGGGAACGCTGATAGCCATAACGCCGCCAGAGAAAGCTGATGCTTTAATTACAGAATTAAATAAAAATGGAATTATGGCATTTGAGCTCGGGGAGTTCACGGAGGAAAAAGAACGGGTTCTTGTGAAAGGAGGGAAAGAAAAGACCTTCCCGACTTTTGAAAGGGACCCCTACACAGAGCTGTACGGAGAGGGGTAG
- a CDS encoding DUF7411 family protein: MIESVVNEIREFSKRSGLYEKRILVLFSGGKDSSLALYLLNEAGLNVSALTFFHRWSWRETLNWAMKFTKKLGVEHYLVDVTDGLLRETAGRKGPICINCKKVMLWNAKWFAINNGFDVLAKGDNANDKIIGALLDQCRTDIRLCGLPRIGIPFFRPLIKYTAEEVEALAEEARIRPYRMYEHARRRQWREGCPLQYIDREEIVTPKLMDLAYRVNYEISKLARRKKVRMSVRVPSFEIMCWDCDEETLRDAQEIIAKFRRVEG, translated from the coding sequence ATGATTGAGAGTGTCGTTAATGAAATACGGGAGTTCTCTAAACGAAGCGGGCTTTATGAGAAACGGATTCTTGTCCTATTCTCCGGGGGAAAGGACAGCAGCTTGGCCCTCTACCTGCTCAATGAAGCAGGTCTCAACGTTTCAGCCCTCACATTCTTCCACCGCTGGAGCTGGAGGGAAACGCTCAACTGGGCCATGAAATTTACGAAAAAGCTCGGCGTTGAACACTACCTTGTGGACGTAACTGATGGTCTTCTCCGTGAGACAGCTGGCAGAAAGGGTCCCATATGTATCAACTGCAAGAAAGTGATGCTTTGGAACGCCAAGTGGTTTGCCATCAACAACGGCTTTGATGTTTTGGCTAAAGGTGATAACGCCAACGACAAGATAATTGGCGCCCTGCTCGACCAGTGCAGGACGGATATACGGCTCTGCGGCCTCCCGAGAATTGGCATCCCATTTTTCAGGCCATTGATTAAGTACACCGCCGAGGAAGTTGAAGCTCTTGCGGAAGAGGCCAGAATAAGGCCATACCGCATGTATGAACACGCCCGCAGAAGGCAGTGGCGCGAGGGCTGTCCGTTGCAGTACATAGACCGTGAGGAAATTGTAACTCCCAAGCTCATGGATTTGGCTTATAGAGTAAACTACGAGATAAGTAAGCTCGCGAGGAGAAAAAAGGTTCGCATGAGCGTCCGCGTTCCGAGCTTCGAAATCATGTGCTGGGACTGCGATGAAGAAACCCTAAGGGATGCACAGGAAATAATCGCGAAGTTCCGGAGGGTTGAGGGGTGA
- a CDS encoding DUF4870 domain-containing protein, whose amino-acid sequence MEEIPPEEPKKKTSLGMEENVEALLAYVLGWLTGILFLVLEKESDFVRFHAMQSTITFIGLTIIWIVLWILGAILSIIAGPLGLLFTLLGMLVWLAWLVFLILGILKAYQGEYYKFPIFGNLAEKWVGKINI is encoded by the coding sequence ATGGAGGAGATTCCACCCGAAGAACCCAAAAAGAAGACTTCTCTGGGCATGGAGGAGAACGTTGAGGCTTTGCTGGCGTATGTGCTCGGATGGCTCACTGGCATACTCTTTCTGGTGCTAGAGAAGGAAAGTGATTTTGTCCGTTTCCATGCTATGCAGTCAACGATTACGTTCATAGGTCTCACCATTATCTGGATAGTTCTGTGGATACTAGGTGCAATTCTGAGTATCATTGCTGGACCACTAGGACTTCTCTTCACATTACTGGGTATGTTGGTGTGGTTGGCGTGGCTTGTCTTTTTGATACTTGGAATACTTAAGGCTTACCAGGGTGAGTACTACAAGTTCCCGATCTTCGGCAATCTCGCCGAGAAGTGGGTCGGCAAGATTAACATCTGA
- a CDS encoding FeoA family protein: protein MLMIVPLNTLRPGEGGIVVNIVAGSYARQRLVSMGLTPGTTVQIIESHSMGPMIISVGGVKFAIGNGLAAKVMVRKL, encoded by the coding sequence ATGCTCATGATTGTACCCTTAAACACCCTAAGACCCGGAGAAGGGGGAATCGTGGTTAACATAGTGGCTGGGTCCTATGCAAGACAGAGACTGGTTTCTATGGGGCTTACACCTGGAACCACGGTTCAAATCATCGAATCGCACTCAATGGGCCCAATGATTATCTCCGTTGGAGGAGTAAAGTTTGCCATTGGTAACGGATTAGCCGCCAAAGTCATGGTCAGAAAGCTCTGA
- the feoB gene encoding ferrous iron transport protein B — protein sequence MMKVIALTGNPNVGKTTIFNALTGMRQHVGNWPGVTVEKKEGILEYRGQKFLVVDLPGTYSLTAHSVDELVARDFLLKGSADVVVNVVDATALMRNLFLTMEILEMSLDNVIIALNKTDLAEKRGIEINVKRMEEVLGVPIVPLNAKEGIGIEELKERIYQMANGKLKAHPVIPTYDPEVEREIEHITAALRNTPLAEKYSLRWLAIKLLQRDDGVIKLILRHLGKEKLDEIMTHIEEVEERYKRAMDLIIASQKYEFIDGLMHRFVRYSHEQGETFSDQLDRILTHPVYGLLALFGVFYLVFKFVFTFGMPLQELLDGAFSNFGEWLAPQIASEILRGLVVDGIIAGVGSVLSFFPLVFLLFLAMSLLEDVGYMARAAVVMERIMRKFGLPGKSFIPMVLAFGCNVPAVMATRTLDDERDRLVTMLVNPLIPCSARLSVISFLAGAFFIERRALVAVSIYATAILLALLTAWVISRFIIKGEESPFIIELPEYLVPSWKTILLHSWERSKEFVKKAGTIILLGSIAIWYLSSYPVEIGTGQSYAERLGTFFEPYMKFMGLDWKAAVGLLFGIIAKENVISTYGIIYGNEEVIASVMTPLQAYVLALVTTLYVPCIATIGAIRAESNWKWAAFTVFYMIALASIVGIIVWQIGTALGL from the coding sequence ATGATGAAGGTCATTGCTCTGACCGGAAATCCTAATGTTGGGAAGACCACTATTTTCAACGCCTTGACCGGCATGCGCCAGCACGTCGGCAACTGGCCGGGAGTTACCGTTGAAAAGAAGGAGGGAATCCTGGAGTACAGGGGGCAGAAGTTTCTCGTGGTAGATCTCCCGGGAACTTATTCTCTTACCGCTCATTCTGTTGACGAGCTCGTGGCGAGAGATTTTCTCCTCAAGGGGAGCGCGGATGTTGTTGTGAACGTCGTGGATGCGACGGCCCTAATGAGAAACCTCTTTCTCACGATGGAGATACTCGAAATGAGCCTTGACAACGTGATCATAGCGCTCAATAAGACAGACCTCGCTGAGAAGAGAGGCATCGAGATAAACGTTAAGAGGATGGAGGAAGTCCTTGGCGTTCCTATCGTCCCACTTAACGCGAAGGAGGGCATCGGTATTGAGGAGCTCAAGGAAAGGATATACCAGATGGCGAACGGCAAGCTGAAGGCTCACCCCGTCATCCCGACCTATGACCCAGAAGTCGAAAGGGAAATCGAACACATAACCGCGGCCCTCAGAAATACTCCCCTGGCAGAAAAGTACAGCCTCCGATGGCTCGCCATAAAGCTCCTCCAGAGGGACGACGGAGTAATAAAGCTCATCCTCAGGCACCTTGGAAAGGAGAAGCTCGACGAGATAATGACTCACATAGAGGAAGTCGAAGAGCGGTATAAGCGCGCGATGGATCTCATAATAGCCAGCCAGAAGTATGAGTTCATAGATGGACTCATGCACAGGTTCGTGAGGTATTCCCATGAGCAAGGAGAGACCTTCAGCGACCAACTCGACCGGATTCTGACGCATCCAGTTTACGGCCTCTTGGCACTCTTTGGAGTGTTCTACCTTGTCTTTAAGTTCGTCTTCACCTTTGGAATGCCCCTTCAGGAACTGCTTGATGGGGCTTTCTCGAACTTTGGAGAGTGGCTAGCCCCCCAAATAGCTAGCGAGATCCTCCGCGGTTTGGTTGTTGATGGAATCATTGCCGGAGTCGGCTCGGTTCTAAGCTTCTTCCCGCTGGTGTTCCTCCTGTTCCTTGCCATGTCCCTGCTCGAGGACGTCGGCTACATGGCCAGGGCCGCCGTCGTGATGGAGAGAATAATGCGCAAGTTCGGCCTCCCCGGGAAGAGCTTCATACCCATGGTCCTCGCCTTCGGCTGCAACGTTCCCGCAGTGATGGCCACCAGAACCCTTGACGATGAGAGGGACAGACTCGTTACGATGCTTGTAAACCCATTAATCCCGTGCAGCGCGAGGCTGAGCGTCATAAGCTTCCTCGCAGGGGCCTTCTTTATCGAGAGGCGGGCCCTCGTGGCAGTCAGCATTTACGCCACTGCCATACTCCTCGCGCTCCTCACGGCATGGGTCATCAGCAGGTTCATAATCAAAGGGGAAGAAAGCCCCTTCATCATCGAGCTACCAGAATACCTTGTGCCCTCATGGAAGACGATACTGCTCCACTCCTGGGAGAGGAGCAAGGAGTTCGTCAAGAAGGCAGGAACGATAATACTCCTGGGATCGATAGCAATATGGTACCTCAGCAGCTACCCCGTCGAGATAGGCACCGGCCAGAGCTACGCTGAGAGGCTCGGCACCTTTTTCGAGCCCTACATGAAGTTCATGGGCCTTGACTGGAAGGCTGCGGTAGGCCTGCTCTTCGGTATAATCGCCAAGGAGAACGTCATCTCGACTTACGGTATAATCTACGGAAATGAGGAGGTAATAGCGAGCGTCATGACACCCCTTCAGGCGTATGTGCTGGCCCTTGTTACGACCCTCTACGTCCCGTGTATCGCCACAATCGGTGCGATAAGGGCTGAGAGCAACTGGAAGTGGGCGGCATTTACGGTTTTTTACATGATAGCGCTGGCTTCCATAGTAGGAATAATAGTCTGGCAAATCGGCACGGCTCTGGGTCTTTGA
- a CDS encoding DNA-binding protein translates to MLEQILELIKEGKSLDEIAERLSLPREEVEGALKILETLGYIERVELGSSTCETCPLKSVCPGSCFRFKGQIYIVPELNLSGQK, encoded by the coding sequence ATGCTTGAGCAAATCCTTGAGCTGATCAAGGAAGGGAAAAGCCTCGATGAGATAGCCGAGAGGCTCTCGCTCCCGCGGGAAGAAGTTGAGGGGGCGCTGAAGATCCTGGAAACTCTGGGCTACATTGAACGGGTAGAACTCGGAAGCTCGACCTGTGAAACATGCCCTCTCAAGAGTGTCTGCCCCGGCTCCTGTTTCCGCTTTAAGGGGCAGATATACATCGTTCCGGAATTAAATCTCAGTGGACAGAAATGA
- a CDS encoding sugar phosphate nucleotidyltransferase, which translates to MKAVILAGGFGTRLRPLSSTRPKPMVPVLGKPNLQYLLESLEKISEIDEVVLSVHYMKGEIREFIDEKMSDYPKDIRFVNDPMPLETGGALKNVEDYVSEDFLVIYGDVFTNFDFKELIEAHRKNGSLITVAVTKVYDPEKYGVVEVDEEGKIVHFEEKPKRPKTNLVDAGIYMVNKKVLDAIPKNKEVYFEKEVLPKFVAQGEVYAHQIPRGHYWIDLGTPDDLFYAHQIAMDEITKQNGYYTIKEGAEVPEDVEIQGPVYIDEGVKIGHGAKIKAYTYIGPNSIIEDKAYLKRAILIGSDIVKERAEIKDSILGEGVVISRNVLLKENAVVGDYAKIYDNLVIYGAKVLPWKKVEEYEAYIKIKLDPTKVRPGVTPERCPLGLPECIYTKFKAIAGEKPSCDECIENQWLF; encoded by the coding sequence ATGAAAGCCGTTATTCTTGCTGGTGGTTTTGGAACTAGGTTAAGGCCACTTTCATCAACCAGACCAAAGCCGATGGTTCCAGTTCTTGGCAAGCCGAACCTTCAGTACCTTCTGGAGAGCCTTGAGAAGATATCCGAAATCGACGAAGTTGTTCTTTCGGTTCACTATATGAAGGGGGAGATAAGAGAGTTCATCGACGAGAAGATGAGCGATTATCCCAAAGACATCCGCTTCGTTAACGATCCCATGCCGCTTGAAACCGGTGGTGCGCTCAAGAACGTTGAGGACTACGTGAGCGAGGACTTCCTCGTTATCTACGGTGATGTCTTCACGAACTTTGACTTCAAAGAGCTTATAGAGGCTCACAGAAAGAACGGTAGCCTCATCACTGTTGCCGTCACCAAGGTCTATGATCCCGAGAAGTACGGTGTCGTTGAGGTCGATGAAGAAGGCAAGATTGTTCACTTCGAAGAGAAGCCCAAGAGGCCGAAGACTAACCTCGTCGATGCCGGAATATACATGGTGAACAAAAAGGTTCTTGATGCCATTCCAAAGAACAAGGAGGTCTACTTTGAGAAGGAAGTTCTTCCGAAGTTTGTCGCCCAGGGAGAGGTTTATGCCCACCAGATACCACGCGGGCACTACTGGATTGACCTCGGAACGCCAGATGATCTTTTCTACGCCCACCAAATAGCGATGGACGAGATAACTAAGCAGAATGGCTACTACACCATCAAAGAAGGTGCAGAGGTTCCAGAGGACGTTGAGATTCAGGGACCTGTCTACATCGACGAAGGGGTCAAGATAGGCCATGGCGCCAAGATAAAGGCCTACACGTATATCGGTCCGAACAGCATAATCGAGGACAAGGCATATCTCAAAAGGGCCATCCTGATAGGAAGCGACATAGTCAAGGAGAGGGCGGAGATAAAGGACTCCATACTTGGAGAAGGCGTCGTTATTAGCAGGAACGTCCTCCTCAAAGAGAACGCCGTCGTCGGTGACTATGCCAAGATATACGACAACCTCGTCATCTACGGTGCGAAGGTACTCCCGTGGAAAAAGGTCGAGGAGTACGAAGCCTACATCAAGATAAAGCTCGATCCAACCAAGGTCAGACCCGGCGTTACGCCGGAGCGCTGTCCGCTTGGACTGCCCGAGTGCATCTACACCAAATTCAAGGCCATAGCAGGAGAAAAACCATCCTGTGACGAGTGTATCGAGAACCAGTGGCTCTTCTGA
- a CDS encoding DNA integrity scanning protein DisA nucleotide-binding domain protein yields the protein MGKRIPEILIKSAIDIVKELEGKSLVILEDVEQGRIPDIGVTVVIVSSSFDVENEKIKRVSIPQNLDLNNILNLISAFLLEHDIVKEGDSFVYVTSELIGIKTVKKSISAMRGFFAQNQNVLQRLLEITIELSIEGREGTPVGTLFIIGDTRNVLKHSHQMIPNPFKGHKINVLDRDSKEIIKEFAQLDGAFVVSNTGRIIAAGRYIEVDPRAIDLMLPPGLGSRHIAAAGITKLTKAISISLSESGTIRIFKNGLMLLEYNPRIRY from the coding sequence ATGGGCAAGAGAATCCCCGAGATACTGATAAAAAGCGCGATCGATATCGTAAAAGAACTCGAAGGGAAATCGCTGGTGATACTCGAAGACGTTGAGCAGGGAAGAATTCCGGACATAGGAGTTACTGTTGTAATAGTGAGCTCTTCCTTTGACGTTGAGAACGAGAAGATCAAAAGAGTTTCAATTCCCCAGAATCTTGATCTGAACAACATTCTCAACTTAATCTCGGCATTTCTCCTTGAGCATGATATAGTTAAAGAGGGGGATTCTTTCGTTTACGTTACCAGCGAGCTGATCGGAATCAAAACTGTCAAGAAAAGCATCTCCGCCATGAGAGGCTTCTTTGCCCAGAACCAGAACGTCCTTCAGCGGTTGCTTGAGATAACCATCGAGCTGAGCATAGAAGGAAGGGAGGGCACACCTGTAGGAACGCTCTTCATAATCGGCGACACGAGGAACGTGCTGAAGCACTCCCACCAGATGATACCCAACCCCTTCAAGGGCCACAAGATAAACGTTCTTGACAGGGACAGCAAGGAGATCATTAAAGAATTTGCCCAGCTTGACGGGGCGTTCGTCGTAAGCAATACTGGGAGGATCATAGCGGCGGGAAGGTACATAGAGGTTGATCCCAGGGCCATAGACCTGATGCTCCCGCCGGGACTCGGCAGCAGGCACATAGCAGCTGCTGGAATAACGAAGCTGACTAAAGCCATCTCCATAAGCCTCTCCGAGAGCGGCACGATAAGAATATTCAAGAACGGCCTGATGCTCCTCGAGTACAACCCGAGAATTAGGTACTGA